From a region of the Dictyostelium discoideum AX4 chromosome 2 chromosome, whole genome shotgun sequence genome:
- a CDS encoding hypothetical protein (Similar to Arabidopsis thaliana (Mouse-ear cress). peptide methionine sulfoxide reductase (Msr)), producing the protein MTKATFAAGCFWSVELLFQRVAGVTKTRVGYTNGTVENPTYRQVCSGKTGCAEAVELEYDPEKVTYNQLLGLFWSKHDPTTLNRQGNDVGTQYRSGIYYHNEEQKNEAIASKEKEQLKYKDPISTEILPAGVFYPAETEHQQYLGNY; encoded by the coding sequence atgacaaaaGCAACATTTGCAGCAGGATGTTTTTGGtctgttgaattattatttcaaagaGTAGCAGGTGTTACAAAAACAAGAGTTGGTTATACTAACGGTACTGTAGAGAATCCAACCTATAGACAAGTTTGTAGTGGTAAAACTGGATGTGCTGAAGCAGTTGAATTGGAATATGATCCTGAAAAAGTCACATACAATCAATTGTTAGGTTTATTTTGGTCTAAACATGATCCAACAACATTAAATCGTCAAGGTAATGATGTAGGTACACAATATAGATCTGgtatttattatcataatgAAGAACAAAAGAATGAAGCAATTGCaagtaaagaaaaagaacaattaaaatataaagatcCAATCTCAACTGAAATTTTACCAGCTGGTGTATTTTATCCTGCTGAAACTGAACATCAACAATATTTaggtaattattaa